The following proteins come from a genomic window of Polyangiaceae bacterium:
- a CDS encoding ABC transporter substrate-binding protein has product MRSIRTKIELLAAGLVCLGCNAKVAPPIGEDRDVPPQRGGTLRTAFFTDVRSLDAATAFDTASAAIESLIYDRLVSYDQDGKLVPELAESIDRAPDGKRYVFTLRKGVLFHDGSEMVAADVKRSIERSLHVKTPCPVPSYYERIVGYKAYHDGKAEELSGVKVEGKYVVSFELTEPDATFLHIMALPIVAPVCKSAGKTYDRHFSSHPCGAGPFKVERYENGQVIRLVRHDGYWQKGKPYLDAIEWYLSMQSFTQRFKFEQGDIDYMREFSEADSQLYRSSPAWKGRGEWEQSLTTAGSFMNTEMAPFDNRHFRRAVSFAINRQQVASVRPGHVLGHGKIVPEVLIPTTPGYPHQAFDYDRALEEMKLAGYPYDPKTGKGGYPKEIPYLAIIDSYAGQAAEIYKQQLAHIGIDIRIQLVGYPTFLAKSSRRNTVQIGFTGWHADFPDPSTFFEPTLSSSAIQEEESQNAAFYSNPKLDRILTEARRSSDRARRMQLYREAEAIVADDAPWATAYSYRYFELWQPYVHGYRPHPVLSQYVRNMWFDREQQKTARGNAPCWNGVPGLDRRCKHAPRTTLALALGRLP; this is encoded by the coding sequence ATGCGCTCGATCCGCACGAAGATTGAGCTCTTGGCCGCGGGCCTCGTGTGCCTCGGGTGCAACGCGAAGGTGGCGCCGCCCATCGGCGAGGATCGCGACGTCCCGCCGCAGCGTGGCGGCACCCTGCGCACCGCCTTCTTCACCGACGTGCGCTCACTGGACGCCGCCACTGCCTTCGACACGGCGTCCGCCGCCATCGAGTCGCTGATCTACGATCGCCTCGTCAGCTACGATCAGGACGGCAAGCTCGTCCCCGAGCTGGCGGAGAGCATCGACCGAGCGCCGGACGGCAAGCGCTACGTGTTCACGCTGCGAAAGGGCGTGCTGTTTCACGACGGCAGCGAGATGGTCGCCGCCGACGTCAAGCGCAGCATCGAGCGTTCGCTGCACGTGAAGACCCCCTGCCCCGTGCCCAGCTACTACGAGCGGATCGTGGGCTACAAGGCGTACCACGACGGCAAGGCGGAGGAGCTTTCCGGTGTGAAGGTGGAGGGCAAGTACGTGGTGAGCTTCGAGCTCACGGAGCCCGACGCCACCTTCCTGCACATCATGGCGCTGCCCATCGTGGCGCCCGTGTGCAAGAGCGCGGGCAAGACCTACGACCGCCATTTCTCCAGCCACCCGTGCGGCGCGGGCCCCTTCAAGGTGGAGCGCTACGAGAACGGCCAAGTCATTCGCCTGGTCCGCCACGACGGCTATTGGCAGAAGGGCAAGCCCTACCTCGACGCCATCGAGTGGTACCTGAGCATGCAGTCGTTCACCCAGCGCTTCAAATTCGAGCAGGGCGACATCGACTACATGCGCGAGTTCTCCGAGGCGGACTCGCAGCTATACCGCTCGAGCCCAGCGTGGAAGGGCCGCGGCGAGTGGGAGCAGAGCCTCACCACCGCCGGCAGCTTCATGAACACGGAGATGGCGCCGTTCGACAATCGCCACTTCCGTCGCGCCGTATCCTTCGCCATCAACCGGCAGCAGGTGGCGTCCGTGCGCCCGGGCCACGTGCTGGGCCACGGCAAGATCGTGCCCGAGGTGCTGATCCCCACCACGCCCGGCTATCCCCACCAGGCCTTCGACTACGATCGCGCCCTGGAAGAGATGAAGCTCGCGGGCTACCCGTACGATCCGAAGACGGGCAAGGGCGGCTACCCGAAGGAAATCCCCTACCTCGCCATCATCGACTCCTACGCGGGGCAGGCGGCGGAGATCTACAAGCAGCAGCTCGCTCACATCGGCATCGACATTCGCATCCAGCTGGTGGGCTACCCCACGTTCCTGGCCAAGAGCAGCCGCCGCAACACGGTGCAGATCGGCTTCACCGGCTGGCACGCGGACTTCCCCGACCCGAGCACGTTCTTCGAGCCCACCCTCTCTTCCAGCGCCATCCAGGAGGAAGAGAGCCAGAACGCGGCGTTCTACTCGAACCCCAAGCTGGACCGCATCTTGACGGAAGCACGCCGCTCCTCGGATCGCGCTCGCCGCATGCAGCTGTACCGCGAGGCCGAAGCCATCGTGGCGGACGACGCGCCCTGGGCCACGGCCTACTCGTACCGCTACTTCGAGCTGTGGCAGCCGTACGTCCACGGCTACCGGCCGCACCCGGTGCTGTCGCAGTACGTGCGCAACATGTGGTTCGACCGTGAGCAGCAGAAGACCGCGCGTGGAAATGCGCCCTGCTGGAACGGCGTGCCCGGGCTCGATCGCCGCTGCAAGCACGCGCCACGCACCACGCTGGCCCTAGCGCTCGGGAGGCTGCCGTGA
- a CDS encoding ABC transporter permease, whose amino-acid sequence MFDPRAFRRFKKNRGAVAGLGLVALLVLFAVLGPVVTGHDPDISDFAHGRNASGQLVGISSAHWLGVDQLMRDLLSRLCHGAQVSLLVAFFATGISIVVGALVGLVSGYAEGTRAQGVDTFLMRLVDVGLSFPYLLLVMAIGAAVGDTTITTILMVLGFTSWFGTARIIRSKAIQVRSLDFIVASRALGQSTPSILLRHILPNVAGPLIVIASASVAQMIIAESVLSYLQVGLPPPTATWGRMLQEGQRYYTVAPRLVVAPGLMIFLSVLGFNLVGEGLRDALDPHED is encoded by the coding sequence ATGTTCGACCCCCGCGCCTTCCGTCGATTCAAGAAGAACCGCGGCGCCGTCGCGGGGCTCGGGCTGGTGGCGCTGTTGGTGCTGTTCGCGGTCTTGGGGCCCGTTGTCACCGGCCATGACCCGGACATCAGTGACTTTGCCCACGGCCGCAACGCGAGCGGCCAGCTGGTGGGCATCTCGAGCGCACACTGGCTCGGGGTGGACCAGCTGATGCGTGACCTCTTGAGCCGCCTGTGTCACGGCGCCCAGGTGTCGCTGCTCGTGGCGTTCTTCGCCACCGGCATCTCCATCGTCGTGGGCGCGCTGGTAGGCCTCGTGAGCGGCTATGCGGAGGGCACCCGAGCCCAAGGCGTGGACACCTTCTTGATGCGCCTCGTCGACGTGGGCCTGAGCTTTCCCTACTTGCTCTTGGTCATGGCCATCGGCGCCGCGGTCGGGGACACCACCATCACCACCATCCTGATGGTGCTCGGCTTCACCAGCTGGTTCGGTACCGCCCGCATCATCCGCAGCAAGGCCATCCAGGTGCGATCCCTGGACTTCATCGTGGCCTCCCGAGCGCTGGGCCAATCCACTCCGTCCATCTTGCTGCGGCACATCTTGCCCAACGTGGCTGGGCCTTTGATCGTGATCGCCTCGGCGTCCGTGGCCCAGATGATCATCGCCGAGAGCGTGCTGTCGTACCTGCAGGTGGGGCTGCCGCCCCCCACGGCCACCTGGGGTCGCATGCTGCAGGAAGGCCAGCGCTACTACACGGTGGCGCCGCGCCTGGTGGTGGCGCCGGGGTTGATGATCTTCCTCTCCGTGCTGGGCTTCAACCTCGTGGGAGAAGGGCTGCGCGATGCGCTCGATCCGCACGAAGATTGA
- a CDS encoding alpha/beta hydrolase gives MRVRVSERGEGPPVVLLHDVLFDHSTWNATAQSLAQSHHVVAPDLPGFGESEKPPPSRFPYTVDAFTEALADLYAGLGLGRAALVGHGLGGAVALTLAARHAELVSRLVLIDTPCYATPLTLEQRVAGLPLLGGLVFKQLFNRVSFRTFFRSRLLSRGAPTKALDRIDYYYDQFNSPAARGSALATLRATSDTRNIVARTSRVRSPTLVLWGRQDRLVPAALGQRLSKEIHGAGFELVDAGHTPQEEQPERTAQAISSFLA, from the coding sequence GTGCGGGTCCGAGTCAGCGAGCGCGGCGAGGGGCCTCCCGTGGTGCTGCTCCACGACGTGCTGTTCGACCACTCCACCTGGAACGCAACGGCGCAGAGCCTGGCCCAGAGCCATCACGTGGTGGCCCCGGACCTCCCGGGTTTCGGTGAGAGCGAGAAGCCGCCGCCCAGTCGCTTTCCGTACACGGTGGATGCTTTCACCGAAGCGCTCGCAGATCTGTATGCCGGCCTCGGGCTCGGGCGCGCCGCCCTGGTCGGCCACGGCCTCGGTGGGGCGGTGGCACTGACGCTGGCGGCACGCCACGCGGAGCTCGTGTCGCGCCTGGTGTTGATCGACACGCCCTGCTACGCGACGCCCCTCACGCTGGAGCAGCGGGTCGCCGGCTTGCCGCTGCTGGGCGGCTTGGTGTTCAAGCAGCTGTTCAACCGCGTGAGCTTCCGGACGTTCTTTCGCTCCCGGCTCCTTTCCCGCGGCGCCCCGACAAAAGCTCTCGATCGCATCGACTACTACTACGACCAGTTCAACTCACCGGCGGCCCGGGGCAGCGCGCTGGCCACGCTCCGCGCCACCAGCGACACGCGCAACATCGTGGCACGCACCAGCCGCGTCCGGAGCCCCACCCTGGTGCTCTGGGGCCGCCAGGACCGGCTGGTCCCGGCGGCCCTGGGTCAGCGGCTCTCCAAGGAGATCCACGGGGCCGGCTTCGAGCTGGTGGACGCGGGCCACACGCCCCAGGAAGAGCAGCCCGAGCGCACTGCGCAGGCCATCTCGAGCTTCCTCGCCTGA
- a CDS encoding serine/threonine protein kinase has product MALLFTRPAQVRYELSERLGAGGFAEAWRAQRQSPMLDDEVCLKIPRRPLDAGLRRNLLEEARLLARIRHPNVVTLLDAVEDEAGRVLLVLELVRGVDLGVLCSRVREGHRYSDAVVAHVGACLCRALAAANAAVPGGIVHRDVSPRNVLVGMDGQVKLSDFGIARAFDRESWTVKGRVKGKLMYLSPEQLRGGTLDVRSDLFAVGIVLHELASGVHPFWRGDRTATLAAIAEGDCRFCLSGDRPLARVLARLLAPEREARPWDARAALALLEPIADAPVAERVLAAEATRRGPGLVRARPRLELAVAQR; this is encoded by the coding sequence ATGGCGCTCCTCTTCACACGCCCCGCCCAGGTTCGCTACGAGCTGTCGGAACGTCTGGGCGCGGGCGGTTTCGCGGAAGCATGGCGCGCACAGCGCCAGAGCCCGATGCTGGACGACGAAGTGTGCCTGAAGATCCCGCGGCGCCCGCTGGATGCCGGACTGCGCAGGAACCTCTTGGAAGAAGCGCGGCTGCTCGCGCGCATCCGGCATCCCAACGTCGTGACGCTGCTCGACGCAGTGGAGGACGAAGCCGGCCGCGTGCTGCTGGTGCTCGAGCTGGTGCGCGGCGTGGACCTCGGAGTGCTGTGCTCCCGCGTGCGTGAGGGGCACCGCTACTCCGACGCCGTGGTGGCGCACGTGGGTGCCTGCTTGTGCCGCGCGCTCGCCGCGGCGAACGCCGCCGTTCCCGGCGGCATCGTTCATCGAGACGTGTCTCCCAGGAACGTGCTGGTGGGTATGGACGGCCAGGTCAAGCTCTCGGACTTCGGCATAGCTCGGGCGTTCGATCGGGAGAGCTGGACGGTGAAGGGACGCGTGAAGGGTAAGCTGATGTACCTCTCGCCGGAGCAGCTCCGGGGCGGCACCCTGGACGTGCGCAGCGATCTGTTCGCAGTGGGGATCGTGCTGCACGAGCTGGCCTCGGGGGTGCACCCCTTCTGGCGCGGGGACCGAACGGCCACCCTCGCGGCCATCGCGGAGGGGGACTGCCGGTTCTGCCTTTCGGGCGACCGGCCCTTGGCCCGGGTGCTCGCCCGCCTGCTCGCTCCCGAGCGAGAGGCGCGGCCCTGGGACGCGCGCGCGGCGCTCGCCCTGCTCGAGCCCATTGCTGACGCTCCCGTGGCGGAGCGGGTGCTGGCCGCGGAGGCTACGCGGCGGGGGCCGGGCCTGGTGCGCGCGCGTCCCAGGTTGGAGCTGGCCGTCGCTCAGCGGTAG
- a CDS encoding membrane dipeptidase: MTRLDFVDHRSDPGAWAQELGISKEAVELYLASDVLDLHVDSFIWTRIFGYDLTRRHGHGLLSGVAYSQVDFPRILEAGLTGATWIITTNPSRSAKGRERAFVENLRRLRRIFDGVSEQFSVVRNVREYREARAASKHAAFIGIQGGNALDASPDSLDLIEDDVVLRITLVHLSSSSLGVTSSPLKAGADSGLTDRGRDYVRRLNEKRIFVDLAHISKRGFWDAVEIHDKDKPLIVTHTGVSGVFEHWRNLDDDQLKAVADSGGTIGVMYQSSFLGDPYFGGKAESIARHLGHIVKTVGADHAALGSDWDGAISPPRDMLTCLELPKLVDILLRDGHDPDTIQKILGGSFLRTVELLRG, translated from the coding sequence ATGACACGCCTCGACTTCGTCGACCACCGGAGCGATCCCGGAGCCTGGGCCCAGGAGCTCGGCATCTCGAAGGAGGCCGTGGAGCTCTACCTGGCGAGCGACGTCCTCGATCTGCACGTCGACTCCTTCATCTGGACCCGCATCTTCGGCTACGACCTGACCCGTCGCCACGGCCACGGGCTGCTATCGGGCGTGGCCTACAGCCAGGTCGACTTCCCTCGCATCCTGGAGGCCGGACTGACGGGTGCGACCTGGATCATCACCACCAATCCCTCGCGTAGCGCCAAGGGGCGCGAGCGCGCCTTCGTGGAGAACCTCCGGCGCCTGCGCCGTATTTTCGACGGCGTGTCCGAGCAGTTTTCCGTGGTGCGCAACGTCCGCGAGTACCGCGAGGCGCGCGCCGCGAGCAAGCACGCGGCGTTCATCGGCATTCAGGGGGGCAACGCCCTCGACGCCTCGCCGGACTCCCTCGATCTGATCGAGGACGACGTGGTGCTGCGCATCACGCTGGTGCATCTGTCGTCCTCCAGCCTGGGCGTCACCAGCTCGCCGCTCAAGGCGGGGGCGGACAGCGGCCTCACGGATCGCGGACGCGACTACGTGCGGCGCTTGAACGAGAAGCGGATCTTCGTGGACCTGGCCCACATCAGCAAACGCGGCTTCTGGGACGCGGTGGAGATCCACGACAAGGACAAGCCGCTGATCGTGACACACACCGGCGTTTCCGGCGTCTTCGAGCACTGGCGCAACCTGGACGACGACCAGCTGAAGGCCGTCGCCGACAGCGGCGGCACCATCGGCGTCATGTACCAGTCGAGCTTTCTGGGCGACCCCTACTTCGGCGGCAAGGCCGAGAGCATCGCTCGGCACCTGGGTCACATCGTGAAGACCGTGGGCGCGGACCACGCCGCCCTGGGCAGCGACTGGGACGGGGCCATCAGCCCCCCGAGAGACATGCTCACCTGCCTCGAGCTGCCCAAGCTGGTGGACATACTGCTCCGCGACGGCCACGACCCGGACACCATCCAGAAGATCCTCGGGGGCAGCTTCTTGAGGACAGTCGAGCTACTTCGAGGCTGA
- a CDS encoding ParA family protein produces the protein MLPPPSRSRVVASDTPRVLAVFNHKGGTGKTTTAVTIAAGLAERGARVLLVDTDGQGNVGVSLGLKAERSLYHVLVMGLSIEQAVTTVRPGLDVLPSNETLAAAELYLAGRKQRDRVLASRLERARELYDFVIVDCSPSLSLLNQNALVLADAVLCPVACDYLSLVGVRQVLRTIKHVNKLLSHPVKLWGVLPTLFDARARICHEALDTLREHFGERCFEPVRLAIKVKEAPARGKTLLEYAPGSSAATDYVRVVDRLIDSTIGQMPAARVGGVG, from the coding sequence ATGCTCCCGCCTCCGAGCCGGTCTCGCGTGGTGGCCTCGGATACGCCGCGGGTGCTCGCCGTGTTCAATCACAAGGGCGGCACGGGCAAGACCACCACCGCCGTCACCATCGCGGCGGGCCTCGCCGAGCGCGGCGCTCGAGTGCTGTTGGTCGACACCGACGGCCAGGGCAACGTCGGCGTGTCTCTGGGGCTCAAAGCCGAGCGCTCCCTCTACCACGTGCTGGTGATGGGGCTGTCCATCGAGCAGGCCGTCACCACCGTGCGCCCGGGGCTGGACGTGTTGCCCTCCAACGAGACGCTGGCCGCCGCCGAGCTCTATCTCGCCGGACGCAAGCAGCGCGACCGCGTGCTCGCGTCGCGCCTGGAGCGCGCGCGGGAGCTGTACGACTTCGTGATCGTGGATTGCTCACCGAGTCTGTCGCTGCTGAACCAGAACGCCTTGGTGCTCGCCGACGCGGTGTTGTGCCCCGTCGCCTGTGACTATCTCTCGTTGGTGGGCGTACGGCAGGTGCTGCGCACCATCAAGCACGTCAACAAGCTGCTCTCCCACCCCGTGAAGCTGTGGGGCGTGTTGCCCACGCTGTTCGACGCGCGCGCCCGGATTTGCCACGAGGCCCTGGACACGCTCCGCGAGCACTTCGGCGAGCGCTGCTTCGAGCCGGTGCGCCTCGCCATCAAGGTCAAGGAAGCGCCCGCGCGCGGCAAGACGCTGCTCGAGTACGCGCCTGGCTCCAGCGCCGCCACCGACTACGTCCGCGTCGTCGACCGGCTCATTGATTCCACCATCGGCCAGATGCCGGCAGCCCGTGTAGGAGGTGTGGGGTGA
- the purH gene encoding bifunctional phosphoribosylaminoimidazolecarboxamide formyltransferase/IMP cyclohydrolase yields the protein MKIRRALVSVSDKTGLVEFAKALVHLDVALLSTGGTYKALGGAGIPVETVESYTGSPEVMDGRVKTLHPKVHGGLLGREGTDDADLDRLGARYIDLVVVNLYPFEQTLAKAGATVAELIENIDIGGPSMLRSAAKNHARVTVVCDPEDYALVLQELEQGGEVSVETRQRLAAKAFAHTAAYDAAISGWLTGLGESDGWPRSLTLPLSKGYALRYGENPHQRGAFYRDRNAPAGSLAQAESLGTGAKELSFNNLVDVEAALDAVREFDTPAAVVVKHASPCGIAQANELSVAYRAAREADAMSAFGGIVALNREVDLPTAELLAETFLECIIAPSFAKDALERLRKKSALRLLSTGEWLGRDHDALVMKRIGGGFAVMSRDATGPGEVRGGKVATQRAPTEAELAALEFSWCAVKHVRSNAIVLGRHDAGVSVTVGIGGGQTARVQAVEIAVEKAGEQAKSSVMASDAFFPFPDGLEAAAKAGITAVAQPGGSKNDAAVIAAADAAGIAMVLTGVRHFRH from the coding sequence ATGAAGATCCGCCGCGCCCTGGTTTCCGTATCCGACAAGACCGGCCTCGTGGAATTCGCGAAGGCCCTCGTTCATCTCGATGTCGCCCTGCTCAGCACCGGTGGCACGTACAAGGCGCTGGGAGGCGCCGGTATCCCGGTGGAGACCGTCGAGAGCTACACCGGGTCGCCCGAGGTAATGGACGGCCGCGTGAAGACGCTGCACCCGAAGGTGCACGGCGGCCTGCTCGGACGCGAGGGCACCGACGACGCAGACTTGGATCGCCTGGGCGCGCGCTACATCGATCTCGTCGTGGTCAACCTGTACCCCTTCGAGCAAACTCTGGCGAAGGCCGGGGCCACTGTGGCGGAGCTGATCGAGAACATCGACATCGGCGGCCCGAGCATGCTGCGCTCCGCAGCCAAGAACCACGCGCGGGTGACCGTAGTGTGTGATCCAGAAGACTATGCGCTGGTGCTGCAGGAGCTGGAGCAAGGCGGTGAGGTGAGCGTCGAGACGCGGCAGCGCTTGGCGGCGAAGGCCTTCGCCCACACGGCCGCATATGACGCGGCGATCAGCGGTTGGCTCACGGGCCTCGGGGAGAGCGACGGCTGGCCGCGGAGCCTCACGTTGCCGCTCTCGAAGGGCTACGCCCTGCGCTACGGCGAGAATCCACACCAACGCGGCGCGTTCTATCGCGATCGAAACGCCCCGGCGGGCTCCCTGGCCCAGGCAGAAAGCCTCGGAACCGGCGCCAAGGAGCTCAGCTTCAATAACCTCGTAGATGTGGAAGCCGCCCTCGACGCCGTACGCGAATTCGACACGCCGGCGGCGGTGGTGGTCAAGCACGCGAGCCCCTGCGGCATCGCCCAGGCGAACGAGCTGAGCGTGGCGTACCGCGCGGCGCGGGAGGCGGACGCCATGAGCGCCTTCGGCGGCATCGTGGCGCTGAACCGCGAGGTGGATCTGCCGACGGCGGAGCTCCTGGCGGAGACGTTCCTCGAGTGCATCATCGCGCCGAGCTTCGCCAAGGACGCTCTCGAGCGGCTGCGCAAGAAGTCGGCGCTCCGGCTGCTTTCCACCGGAGAGTGGCTGGGACGCGATCACGATGCGCTGGTCATGAAGCGTATCGGAGGTGGCTTCGCCGTCATGTCGCGCGACGCCACCGGCCCCGGCGAGGTGCGCGGCGGCAAGGTCGCCACCCAGCGCGCGCCGACCGAGGCGGAGCTCGCCGCCCTGGAGTTTTCCTGGTGCGCCGTGAAGCACGTGCGCAGCAATGCCATCGTGCTCGGGCGCCACGATGCCGGGGTGAGCGTGACGGTGGGCATCGGTGGCGGCCAGACGGCGCGGGTGCAGGCCGTGGAGATTGCCGTGGAAAAGGCCGGCGAGCAGGCCAAGAGCAGCGTGATGGCGTCGGACGCCTTCTTCCCCTTCCCGGACGGCCTGGAGGCTGCCGCCAAGGCCGGCATCACCGCGGTGGCGCAGCCCGGCGGCAGCAAGAACGACGCCGCGGTGATCGCCGCGGCGGACGCCGCCGGCATCGCCATGGTGCTCACCGGCGTACGGCATTTCCGGCACTGA